One stretch of Chitinophaga pendula DNA includes these proteins:
- a CDS encoding geranylgeranylglycerol-phosphate geranylgeranyltransferase, translating to MKLLTAFFKLIRYPNLLYIALTQFLLQYCVIAPVLIRNGETPSLTPVSFSLLCLSTVLVAAAGYIINDYFDINIDIVNKPDKMVLDKIISRRWAMAWHTILNMGGVSLGFIVAWQIGQIYLGFTQVICSLLLWFYSTSFKRQPLIGNVVISLLTALAVVVVGFYEKQIYETFEAILSHVGGKLIKIIGVYATFAFIMSMLREVVKDLEDMIGDSKDGCRTVPIVWGVDPAKQLCKALVILAELLILIVQIKVWGPGWYWAVLYLLLFVQVPSAYAWVLLKRAHLPAHYHKVSSLVKLIMLTGILSMIFFKIIL from the coding sequence ATGAAGCTATTGACTGCTTTTTTCAAACTGATCCGATATCCTAACCTATTATATATAGCGCTTACCCAATTTTTACTGCAGTACTGTGTGATTGCGCCTGTGCTGATCCGCAACGGGGAGACGCCTTCGCTGACGCCGGTATCTTTTTCTTTATTGTGTCTTTCTACGGTGTTGGTGGCAGCGGCTGGTTATATTATCAATGATTATTTCGACATTAACATAGATATTGTCAACAAGCCGGATAAGATGGTACTGGATAAGATCATCAGCCGGCGTTGGGCGATGGCCTGGCATACGATCCTTAATATGGGAGGGGTGTCTTTGGGTTTTATTGTGGCGTGGCAGATCGGGCAAATTTACCTGGGTTTTACGCAGGTGATCTGTTCTTTGTTGTTATGGTTTTATTCTACTTCATTCAAGCGGCAGCCTTTGATCGGTAATGTCGTGATCTCTTTGCTAACGGCGTTGGCGGTGGTAGTGGTTGGTTTTTATGAGAAGCAGATATATGAAACTTTCGAGGCGATATTATCGCATGTGGGGGGGAAGCTGATCAAGATCATCGGGGTGTATGCGACGTTTGCTTTTATCATGTCGATGTTGCGGGAGGTGGTGAAGGACTTGGAGGATATGATAGGGGATAGTAAGGACGGGTGTCGTACGGTTCCTATTGTGTGGGGAGTTGATCCGGCGAAGCAGCTTTGCAAGGCGCTTGTTATTCTGGCGGAGTTATTGATACTGATTGTACAGATCAAGGTATGGGGGCCGGGTTGGTATTGGGCGGTATTGTATTTGTTGTTGTTTGTGCAGGTGCCATCGGCGTATGCCTGGGTATTATTGAAAAGAGCGCATTTGCCGGCGCATTATCATAAGGTTAGTTCGTTGGTGAAGCTGATTATGCTGACGGGAATTTTATCTATGATCTTCTTTAAAATCATATTGTAA
- a CDS encoding Rossmann-like and DUF2520 domain-containing protein: MDVVIVGAGNIAHCYGQLLKLHGHQIVQVMSRDAAHATRLGEVLNARWSTDLADINMDADAYILAVSDAALPVLNDTLRLGKRIVAHTAGAAPLSVISKISTHTGVMYPLQSIRKELKNYPPIPVLLEASNEETLRRIQQLAQSIASQTAVVDSRQRLQLHLSAVLVNNFTNHLMALAKSYCEREGLDFSLLAPIIRETFERLEKHAPEQVQTGPALRHDEATMALHRDLLEQEPHLRLMYQVMSDSIQDFYARQQADA; the protein is encoded by the coding sequence ATGGATGTTGTTATAGTAGGTGCGGGCAATATAGCCCATTGTTACGGGCAATTGTTAAAGCTGCACGGGCATCAGATCGTGCAGGTAATGAGCCGGGATGCGGCGCATGCTACCCGGTTGGGGGAGGTGCTGAATGCTCGCTGGAGTACTGATCTGGCGGATATTAACATGGATGCAGACGCTTATATATTGGCGGTGAGTGATGCGGCTTTGCCGGTATTGAATGATACGTTGCGGTTGGGTAAACGGATTGTGGCGCATACGGCGGGGGCGGCACCATTGTCGGTGATCAGCAAGATATCTACGCATACGGGGGTAATGTATCCTTTACAATCGATCCGAAAGGAGTTGAAGAACTATCCGCCGATACCGGTGCTGCTGGAGGCCAGTAATGAGGAGACATTGCGGCGGATACAGCAGTTGGCGCAGAGTATTGCATCGCAGACGGCTGTGGTGGATTCGCGGCAGCGGTTGCAGTTGCATTTATCGGCGGTGCTGGTGAATAATTTTACGAATCATCTGATGGCGTTGGCGAAGTCGTATTGTGAGCGGGAGGGGCTGGATTTTTCGTTGCTGGCGCCTATTATACGGGAGACTTTTGAGCGGCTGGAGAAACATGCGCCGGAGCAGGTACAAACGGGGCCGGCATTGCGGCATGATGAGGCGACGATGGCGTTGCACCGGGATTTATTGGAGCAGGAACCTCATCTGCGGTTGATGTACCAGGTGATGAGTGACAGTATACAGGATTTTTATGCCCGTCAGCAGGCGGATGCTTAG
- a CDS encoding homoserine dehydrogenase, with protein sequence MENKIINLGIFGFGCVGQGLYEVLNRTKGINARIKKICIKDPNKPRPIDMSYFTTDKNEILQDPTIDVVVELINETDAAFEIVSTALRNGKAVVSASKRMIAENLPALYQLQVENKVPFLYEASSCASIPIIRNLEEYYDNDLLNAVEGICNGSTNYILTKIFEENLSFETALQQAQDKGFAETDPTLDIEGYDPKFKIVILLLHAFGTFVKPEEVFNFGIHHLNDFDIQFARQRGSTIKLIGNCRRQNGNVFAYVLPHLIKEHNLLYDVYNEYNGILLESAFTDKQFFVGKGAGGTATGSAVLSDISALLYNYRYEYKKIKQSNQPAFTNDVQLKIYLRYKTPDQVDLTAFYSISEKYESPEYRYVVGIINLEKLKSSGWLKNKDVNLLVLE encoded by the coding sequence ATGGAAAACAAGATCATCAATCTGGGAATTTTCGGATTCGGTTGCGTCGGACAAGGCCTCTACGAAGTACTTAACAGGACCAAAGGAATCAATGCACGTATCAAAAAAATATGTATCAAAGATCCTAACAAACCCCGCCCTATTGACATGAGCTACTTTACCACCGATAAAAATGAGATCCTCCAGGATCCTACCATCGATGTAGTAGTAGAACTCATCAATGAAACCGACGCAGCTTTCGAGATCGTTAGCACTGCCCTCCGTAATGGTAAAGCCGTAGTAAGCGCCAGCAAACGGATGATCGCCGAAAACCTCCCGGCACTATACCAACTTCAGGTCGAAAATAAAGTACCCTTCCTCTACGAAGCCTCCAGCTGCGCCAGTATACCCATTATCCGCAACCTGGAAGAATACTACGATAATGACCTGCTCAACGCCGTAGAAGGCATCTGCAATGGCTCTACCAACTACATCCTTACCAAAATATTCGAGGAAAATCTCAGCTTCGAAACAGCCTTGCAACAAGCACAGGACAAAGGATTCGCCGAAACAGACCCAACCCTCGACATAGAAGGATACGATCCCAAATTTAAAATCGTTATCCTCCTCCTCCACGCCTTCGGCACCTTCGTCAAACCCGAAGAAGTATTCAACTTCGGTATCCACCACCTCAACGACTTCGATATACAATTCGCCCGCCAACGTGGCTCTACCATCAAATTGATCGGTAACTGCCGCCGCCAGAACGGCAACGTATTCGCATACGTACTCCCACATCTCATAAAAGAACACAACCTCCTCTATGATGTGTACAATGAGTACAATGGCATCCTCCTCGAAAGCGCCTTCACCGACAAACAGTTCTTCGTAGGCAAAGGAGCAGGAGGTACCGCCACCGGCAGCGCCGTACTGTCCGATATCTCCGCACTGCTCTACAACTACCGCTACGAATACAAAAAGATCAAACAGTCTAACCAACCGGCGTTCACCAACGACGTACAACTCAAAATATACCTCCGCTACAAAACACCGGACCAGGTAGACCTCACCGCCTTCTACAGCATCTCCGAAAAATATGAATCACCCGAATACCGCTACGTAGTAGGTATCATCAATCTCGAAAAATTAAAATCCTCCGGTTGGCTCAAAAATAAAGATGTCAACCTGCTGGTGCTCGAATAA
- a CDS encoding KdsC family phosphatase, with protein sequence MNLLSLFKPINTFVFDVDGVLTDGTVQLLPGGELSRRMNIKDGYALQLAVKRRYRVVVISGGKSESVVQRLQGLGITDIYMGITDKQEKLEEYVIAHDLRWDEILFMGDDIPDYRPMQLVGLAACPADAVPEIKSISQYISPVTGGRGCVRDVIEKVLKLNGDWVIDEGIASK encoded by the coding sequence ATGAACCTGCTTTCACTATTTAAGCCAATCAACACTTTTGTATTTGACGTAGACGGTGTGCTGACGGACGGCACGGTACAGTTGTTGCCCGGTGGGGAGTTGTCCCGGCGGATGAACATTAAGGACGGTTATGCTTTGCAGCTGGCGGTGAAGCGTCGTTACCGGGTGGTGGTGATCTCTGGTGGTAAGTCGGAGAGTGTGGTGCAGCGTTTGCAGGGATTGGGGATCACGGATATTTACATGGGGATTACGGATAAGCAGGAGAAGCTGGAGGAGTATGTGATTGCTCATGATCTGCGTTGGGATGAGATCTTGTTTATGGGGGATGATATACCTGATTACCGGCCGATGCAGCTGGTGGGGTTGGCTGCCTGTCCGGCGGATGCTGTTCCGGAGATCAAAAGTATCAGTCAATATATATCGCCGGTGACCGGGGGGCGTGGATGTGTGCGTGATGTGATCGAGAAGGTCCTGAAGTTGAACGGTGACTGGGTGATTGACGAGGGGATTGCTTCGAAGTAG
- a CDS encoding Maf family protein: MYTGRPIILASQSPRRKQLLEQAQVPFTVKVVATEETYPDGMEIAEVPVHIARHKALAVSALCDANDVILAADTVVVLDHTIIGKPKDEADAIRILSALSGRTHRVVTGVVVRAGEEERSFSQTTEVYFNELTMEQIVYYVKEYQPFDKAGAYAIQEWIGAVGIAGINGCFYNVMGLPISSVVALLEGR, encoded by the coding sequence ATGTATACAGGACGACCTATCATATTAGCGTCACAGTCGCCCCGGCGTAAGCAGTTGCTGGAGCAGGCGCAGGTACCTTTTACGGTGAAGGTGGTAGCTACGGAAGAGACTTATCCTGACGGGATGGAGATTGCGGAGGTGCCGGTACATATTGCGCGTCATAAGGCGCTGGCGGTATCGGCTCTTTGTGATGCGAACGATGTGATATTGGCGGCGGATACGGTGGTTGTGCTAGATCATACGATCATCGGGAAGCCGAAGGATGAGGCGGATGCGATCCGGATATTGAGTGCATTGAGCGGGCGTACGCACCGTGTCGTAACGGGTGTGGTAGTACGTGCAGGGGAGGAGGAGCGATCTTTTTCGCAGACGACGGAAGTGTATTTCAATGAGTTGACGATGGAGCAGATTGTTTATTATGTAAAGGAGTATCAGCCATTTGATAAGGCTGGTGCGTATGCGATACAGGAGTGGATCGGTGCGGTGGGTATTGCGGGTATCAACGGTTGCTTCTACAATGTGATGGGATTGCCGATCAGTAGTGTTGTGGCATTGCTGGAGGGGAGGTAG